A genomic window from Candidatus Krumholzibacteriia bacterium includes:
- a CDS encoding acyl-CoA dehydrogenase family protein, with the protein MLPFLSEENLVWKEKARKIADEVVRPIAQKYDEAQEYPWEVKEALAEAGLLGVWIPKEYGGAGAGVLDMCLVVEELSKACGGIGVAYAVNALGSFPIILAGSEEQKKRYLPLIASGQKLIAFGLSEKTAGSDAGSLRTSASEKGGQWTINGEKKWTTNGGIAEIYTIFAVTNPESQRARISGFIVEKDDPGFSIAKVEDKMGIRAVPVVELDFDDCTVPEERLLGGVTGKGFQHAMMTLDRARPGVAAQGLGLAQGALDYAAVYANRRSQFGKTIGSFQMIQGMLADMSSRVEAARYLVYAAAKNIDMGAPNISKLAAQAKLFATDTAMSVATDAVQIFGGYGYMKDYPIEKFMRDAKITQIYEGTNQVQRMVTARWILKEARDLKHLEEFIPEEIQREPALTK; encoded by the coding sequence ATGCTGCCCTTTTTGAGCGAAGAGAATCTTGTCTGGAAAGAGAAAGCGCGGAAGATCGCCGACGAGGTCGTTCGTCCCATCGCGCAAAAGTACGACGAGGCTCAGGAGTACCCCTGGGAAGTAAAAGAGGCGCTGGCGGAAGCCGGACTTCTCGGCGTCTGGATTCCAAAGGAATATGGCGGAGCCGGAGCAGGAGTGCTCGACATGTGCCTCGTGGTGGAGGAACTTAGCAAGGCCTGCGGAGGAATCGGCGTGGCCTATGCCGTCAACGCTCTCGGCAGCTTTCCCATTATTCTTGCTGGCAGCGAAGAGCAGAAAAAGAGGTACCTCCCCCTGATCGCTTCTGGACAGAAACTCATCGCCTTTGGGCTCAGTGAAAAGACCGCGGGCAGTGACGCGGGCAGCCTTCGCACAAGTGCCAGCGAGAAGGGCGGGCAATGGACCATCAACGGCGAAAAGAAGTGGACCACCAACGGCGGCATCGCGGAAATCTACACGATCTTTGCCGTCACCAACCCCGAGAGCCAGCGGGCGAGGATCAGTGGCTTTATCGTGGAGAAAGATGACCCCGGCTTTTCCATTGCCAAGGTCGAGGACAAGATGGGAATCCGTGCAGTCCCCGTCGTGGAACTGGATTTTGATGACTGCACCGTCCCCGAAGAACGGCTTCTTGGCGGAGTCACCGGAAAGGGATTCCAGCACGCCATGATGACGCTCGACCGCGCGCGGCCCGGTGTGGCCGCCCAGGGTCTGGGACTCGCCCAGGGCGCCCTGGACTATGCCGCCGTCTATGCGAACCGCAGAAGCCAGTTCGGGAAGACCATCGGAAGTTTCCAGATGATCCAGGGAATGCTGGCGGACATGAGCAGTCGCGTCGAAGCGGCCCGCTACCTGGTTTATGCCGCCGCGAAGAACATCGACATGGGCGCGCCCAATATCAGCAAACTGGCCGCCCAGGCGAAGCTCTTTGCCACGGACACGGCCATGTCGGTGGCCACCGATGCCGTGCAGATCTTCGGTGGCTACGGCTACATGAAGGACTATCCCATTGAGAAGTTCATGCGGGATGCGAAAATCACCCAGATCTATGAGGGCACCAATCAGGTGCAGCGCATGGTAACTGCACGCTGGATACTCAAGGAAGCAAGGGATCTGAAGCATCTCGAAGAGTTCATTCCCGAAGAGATCCAGAGAGAACCGGCACTCACGAAGTAA
- a CDS encoding glycosyltransferase family 2 protein: MSQDGKVIVVMPAYNAESTLEKTLRDIPQGSVDEVILVDDASSDGTVELAGKLGVHVIEHQENRGYGANQKTCYREALNRGADFIVMIHPDYQYDSSLLPVIVGLLRSGNCDVLLGNRIRSRREALSGGMPAYKYFANRLLTIIENLWAGENLGEWHSGLRAYTREVLETLPWEKNSDDFVFDSQFLVQSVHFGFRVGDIPVPVRYMKEASSIGFARSMEYGMLTLETFVRWTLHRWNFLKSELFEEKSEEGSPVD; this comes from the coding sequence ATGAGTCAGGATGGAAAAGTCATCGTTGTCATGCCCGCCTACAATGCGGAGAGTACTCTGGAGAAGACCCTTCGGGACATTCCGCAGGGAAGCGTGGACGAAGTCATTCTTGTGGACGATGCCTCCTCGGACGGAACCGTCGAACTGGCCGGAAAGCTCGGCGTCCATGTCATCGAGCATCAGGAAAATCGCGGTTACGGGGCAAATCAGAAAACCTGCTATCGCGAAGCCCTGAATCGCGGCGCAGACTTCATTGTCATGATCCACCCCGACTACCAGTATGATTCCAGTCTGCTGCCCGTCATAGTCGGCCTACTTCGATCCGGGAATTGCGATGTCCTTCTCGGCAACCGGATTCGCTCCCGGCGCGAAGCCCTTTCGGGGGGAATGCCCGCCTACAAGTATTTCGCCAATCGCCTTCTTACGATCATCGAAAACCTCTGGGCGGGAGAAAATCTGGGGGAATGGCACTCCGGGCTCCGGGCCTACACACGAGAGGTTCTCGAAACCCTCCCCTGGGAAAAGAACAGCGACGACTTCGTCTTCGACAGCCAGTTTCTGGTGCAGTCCGTTCACTTCGGATTCCGGGTCGGGGACATCCCCGTTCCCGTGCGCTACATGAAAGAGGCCAGCAGCATCGGTTTTGCCAGAAGTATGGAATACGGGATGCTGACTCTGGAGACCTTTGTGCGCTGGACTCTGCACCGCTGGAACTTTCTCAAGAGCGAGCTCTTTGAGGAAAAGTCGGAGGAAGGAAGTCCCGTCGACTAG
- a CDS encoding DUF3228 family protein, protein MSETPSIGWSDFALHHNRPGMGHCYFQGSNKELLDLVSRNWAERKPGAGRKDRESVVLVPLPPERVTSATVLVEEDLPLRVRFTRRSPGEEGYLRILAPPPCEPVRFAWAVLYSAGVLQENGGKRSGNFDWEVITILGSSRENEPMHPVTMARNYLKKPGGTFCDYSAQDFAEAIDYWSRRAALEEPDSGA, encoded by the coding sequence ATGAGCGAAACACCGTCAATCGGATGGAGCGACTTTGCCCTGCACCACAATCGTCCGGGCATGGGGCACTGCTACTTTCAGGGAAGCAATAAGGAACTGCTGGATCTGGTATCCAGAAACTGGGCGGAGCGAAAGCCCGGCGCGGGAAGAAAGGATCGGGAGAGCGTCGTGCTTGTCCCCCTTCCACCGGAAAGAGTCACTTCGGCCACCGTCCTTGTCGAGGAAGACCTCCCTCTCAGGGTTCGCTTCACCCGGCGAAGCCCCGGAGAAGAAGGCTACCTTCGCATTCTGGCTCCTCCTCCCTGTGAGCCAGTGCGCTTTGCCTGGGCCGTTCTCTACAGCGCCGGGGTCCTGCAGGAAAACGGGGGGAAGCGAAGCGGCAACTTTGACTGGGAAGTCATCACGATCCTCGGGTCTTCGCGGGAAAACGAACCCATGCACCCGGTGACCATGGCCAGAAACTATCTGAAAAAACCGGGGGGAACTTTCTGCGACTATAGCGCGCAGGACTTCGCCGAAGCCATCGACTACTGGAGCCGCCGCGCGGCTCTTGAAGAGCCCGATTCCGGGGCATAA
- a CDS encoding 5'-3' exonuclease H3TH domain-containing protein, protein MAEHLLIIDAMAWIFRSYYSEDDFRTPEGFPANASFGFLHFLLRNLSREKPNHAAVVFDSGPRCFRKDIYPAYKANRSETPEDLLPQFEQCERVTDALGLPRFKVDNYEADDVIASLAKLARKDDFEITILSGDKDLAQLVEEGVRIIDPGRNRRFTTRTVKKRFGVEPPQLLDWMSLVGDSSDNVPGMPGVGPKTATALIEEFGGLDEIYASLERIETLEIRGARTLAPKLEKHRDKVEMAKRLIRLESDLPLGISTSKLQYHGAPEGECRRVFEDLGFEASLPAVPLWKKEGE, encoded by the coding sequence ATGGCTGAACACTTGCTGATCATTGATGCGATGGCCTGGATTTTCCGGTCTTATTACTCGGAGGACGACTTCCGAACCCCGGAGGGTTTTCCTGCGAACGCCAGTTTCGGTTTTCTCCATTTCCTGCTTCGCAACCTGAGCCGGGAAAAGCCAAACCATGCGGCAGTGGTTTTCGACTCGGGGCCCCGTTGTTTCCGCAAGGACATTTACCCTGCCTACAAGGCGAACCGCAGCGAGACCCCGGAAGACCTTCTCCCTCAATTTGAGCAATGCGAACGCGTCACGGATGCGCTGGGCCTGCCCCGCTTCAAGGTGGACAATTACGAGGCCGACGATGTCATTGCCAGCCTTGCAAAGCTGGCCCGCAAGGACGATTTCGAGATCACCATTCTCTCGGGCGACAAGGATCTTGCGCAACTGGTGGAAGAGGGAGTTCGAATCATCGACCCGGGCCGCAATCGGAGATTTACTACGAGAACTGTGAAGAAGCGCTTTGGTGTGGAGCCCCCGCAATTACTCGACTGGATGAGCCTGGTCGGCGACAGTAGCGACAATGTGCCCGGCATGCCGGGTGTGGGCCCGAAGACCGCTACCGCCCTGATTGAGGAGTTCGGCGGACTGGACGAGATCTACGCTTCTTTGGAACGAATCGAGACGCTGGAAATCCGGGGAGCCAGAACCCTTGCACCAAAACTGGAAAAACATCGTGACAAGGTGGAAATGGCCAAGCGGCTGATTCGACTCGAAAGTGACTTGCCCCTGGGCATCAGCACTAGCAAGCTGCAGTATCACGGTGCCCCCGAGGGAGAATGCCGGCGAGTTTTCGAAGATCTGGGCTTCGAGGCCTCTCTGCCGGCCGTTCCCCTGTGGAAGAAGGAGGGTGAATGA
- a CDS encoding slipin family protein gives MGTLSINKDFRFGPINFLALVLMTCLGGALQTSLPHSPDLPLALSTFGVLAGLAMGGTLFMVPNWLKTLVLGLGYWLVIHYVYPELNPWALYLGGYLGLLLSTSLQIAKQWEKGVVLRLGKFRTLKGPGFYTILPIIDRVDRLIDHRVRVTDFRAETTLTHDTVPVNVDAIAFWLVWDAQLSVLEVENYEEAVTLSAQTALRDAIGRHDLAQLLSERDRLGQEIQKALDKKTDPWGITIQAIEIRDIIIPKDLEDAMSRQAQAERERQSRVILGTAETEIAEKFAIASESYKGNPVALHLRAMNMVFEGLKQKGSMVIVPSSAVETMGLGALGGLTALGTPREVPEE, from the coding sequence TTGGGAACCCTGTCCATCAACAAGGACTTCCGCTTCGGCCCGATCAACTTCCTTGCCCTGGTACTGATGACCTGTTTGGGAGGGGCCCTGCAGACCTCTCTTCCCCACTCTCCGGACCTTCCCCTTGCCCTGAGCACCTTTGGCGTTCTGGCCGGGCTGGCCATGGGAGGAACCCTCTTTATGGTCCCCAACTGGCTGAAGACACTGGTTCTTGGACTGGGCTACTGGCTGGTCATCCATTATGTCTACCCGGAACTGAATCCCTGGGCACTCTATCTGGGAGGCTATCTCGGACTTCTCCTGTCCACTTCCCTGCAGATTGCCAAGCAGTGGGAAAAGGGAGTGGTCCTTCGCCTGGGCAAGTTCCGGACGCTGAAGGGTCCGGGCTTCTATACGATTCTTCCGATCATCGACCGGGTGGACCGCCTGATCGACCACCGGGTGAGGGTCACCGACTTCCGTGCAGAAACCACTTTGACCCATGACACCGTCCCCGTAAATGTGGATGCCATCGCCTTCTGGCTGGTCTGGGACGCCCAGTTGAGCGTGCTGGAGGTGGAGAACTACGAAGAGGCCGTGACCCTGAGCGCACAGACCGCCCTGAGGGACGCCATCGGTCGGCACGATCTGGCTCAACTTCTCAGTGAACGCGACCGGCTTGGACAGGAAATCCAGAAAGCTCTGGACAAGAAGACCGATCCCTGGGGCATCACGATTCAGGCGATCGAGATCCGCGACATCATCATCCCGAAGGATCTGGAAGATGCGATGAGCCGGCAGGCACAGGCAGAGAGGGAAAGGCAGAGCCGCGTGATTCTCGGAACCGCAGAAACCGAGATCGCCGAGAAATTCGCCATTGCCAGTGAAAGCTATAAGGGCAATCCCGTGGCACTTCACCTGCGTGCGATGAACATGGTCTTCGAGGGACTCAAGCAGAAGGGAAGCATGGTCATCGTCCCCTCTTCGGCCGTGGAAACCATGGGACTCGGGGCCCTCGGCGGCCTGACCGCACTGGGCACTCCAAGAGAGGTGCCGGAGGAATAG
- a CDS encoding cyclic 2,3-diphosphoglycerate synthase, whose amino-acid sequence MASKKVIIMGAAGRDFHNFNVVFRNNPDYEVVAFTATQIPDIEGRLYPAALAGKLYPKGIPIHDETDLGELIDQYAADEVIFSYSDVTHEHVMHAASFVNAMGPDFRLIGSSSTMLESNKPVISICATRTGCGKSQTTRRVTEILKAMDLNVVSIRHPMPYGDLAKQAVQRFATLADLKKHKCTIEEMEEYEPHINAGNVIYAGVDYEAILREAEKEADVILWDGGNNDTSFYLPDLLITVVDPLRAGHETSYYPGETNLLQADVIVINKIDSASMENMDVLRSSIRDMNPYAVVVDAASPVSVEEPEIIEGKRVLVVEDGPTLTHGEMKIGAGTVAAMKHGAEIVDPRPWLKGSLLDTFEKYPDIGPILPAMGYGAQQVKDLEASINAADVDAVVIGTPIDLRRVVKIRKPSTRVSYDLDEIGRPDMEDVIGAFLYQYVEDRKAEKEEAEKKTAKKKVKKTPTKKVAKKAVKKTAKKKK is encoded by the coding sequence ATGGCGAGCAAGAAAGTCATCATCATGGGCGCGGCCGGCCGCGATTTCCATAACTTCAATGTGGTCTTCCGCAACAACCCCGACTACGAGGTCGTTGCTTTCACCGCGACACAGATCCCCGACATCGAAGGCCGGCTTTACCCAGCCGCTCTGGCGGGTAAACTCTACCCCAAGGGCATTCCCATCCATGACGAAACAGATCTGGGAGAACTCATCGACCAATACGCTGCCGATGAAGTGATCTTTTCCTACAGCGATGTAACCCACGAGCATGTCATGCACGCGGCCAGCTTTGTCAATGCCATGGGACCGGACTTTCGTCTCATCGGAAGCAGTTCCACGATGCTCGAAAGCAACAAGCCTGTCATCTCGATCTGCGCGACCCGCACTGGATGTGGAAAGAGCCAAACCACTCGCAGGGTCACCGAAATTCTCAAGGCCATGGATCTGAATGTCGTTTCCATTCGCCATCCAATGCCCTATGGAGACCTGGCCAAGCAGGCTGTGCAGCGCTTCGCCACTCTCGCTGACCTGAAGAAACACAAGTGCACCATTGAAGAGATGGAAGAGTACGAGCCGCACATCAACGCCGGAAACGTGATCTATGCAGGCGTTGATTACGAAGCCATCCTTCGTGAGGCCGAGAAGGAAGCGGATGTCATTCTCTGGGATGGGGGAAACAACGACACCAGTTTCTATCTGCCCGACCTTCTGATCACGGTGGTCGACCCTCTTCGCGCCGGACACGAGACTTCCTACTACCCCGGTGAGACGAACCTTCTGCAGGCTGATGTCATCGTGATCAACAAAATCGACAGTGCCAGCATGGAAAATATGGACGTCCTTCGTTCCTCAATCCGGGACATGAACCCCTATGCGGTGGTCGTCGATGCGGCCAGCCCGGTAAGCGTGGAAGAGCCGGAGATCATCGAAGGCAAGCGAGTTCTGGTCGTGGAAGACGGGCCGACGCTCACTCACGGGGAAATGAAGATTGGTGCCGGAACGGTGGCCGCAATGAAGCACGGCGCGGAGATTGTGGATCCCCGCCCCTGGCTGAAGGGAAGCCTGCTCGACACCTTTGAGAAGTACCCGGACATCGGACCCATTCTTCCTGCGATGGGATATGGAGCCCAGCAGGTGAAAGATCTGGAAGCCAGCATCAATGCTGCCGATGTCGATGCCGTGGTGATCGGCACTCCCATCGACCTGCGCAGGGTTGTGAAGATTCGCAAACCGAGTACACGGGTCAGCTACGATCTTGATGAGATCGGGCGCCCGGATATGGAGGATGTGATCGGCGCATTCCTGTACCAGTATGTCGAAGATAGAAAGGCCGAGAAAGAAGAGGCGGAGAAGAAGACCGCCAAAAAGAAGGTCAAGAAGACGCCCACCAAGAAGGTGGCGAAAAAAGCCGTGAAAAAGACAGCGAAGAAAAAGAAGTAG
- a CDS encoding glycosyltransferase family 4 protein — MNKLCIYHIGTRGIPTTQGGIERHIEEIVSRQAEDLDITVYARKYYVPPMKEYRGVRIRRLSTMKTKHLDTWVYALIATLDVLFRRRGVVHYHALGPSLFAWIPRLFGHKTVVTVHGLDWQRGKWNGLARFYLRLCEIFSVRFPNRTIVVSRVLKEYYLDKYRADTECIPNGIGEPPSREPSEIREKWGLEKDGYIFFIARLTVEKGAHHLIRAYRELYTDKKLVIAGEGLHSGRYVDELHKMAKEDERIIFTGFVSGSTLDELFDNCFLYCQPSEIEGLSIALLEAMSYGCCVLSSDIPENLELVQGVGFRFRNKDVEDLTLKLGALLERPEKVGAAGMVARRRALSEYSWDTVASATQSLYESLIKP, encoded by the coding sequence ATGAATAAACTTTGCATCTACCATATCGGAACCCGTGGCATTCCCACCACTCAGGGCGGGATCGAGCGGCACATTGAAGAGATCGTAAGCCGGCAGGCCGAGGATCTCGATATCACCGTCTATGCGCGCAAGTACTATGTTCCGCCGATGAAAGAGTATCGTGGCGTCCGCATTCGCAGACTCTCCACGATGAAGACCAAGCACCTGGACACTTGGGTTTACGCACTCATCGCAACCCTCGATGTCCTCTTTCGACGCCGGGGAGTCGTGCATTACCACGCCCTCGGCCCCAGTCTCTTCGCCTGGATCCCGCGCCTCTTCGGACACAAGACCGTCGTCACCGTGCACGGGCTGGACTGGCAACGAGGGAAATGGAATGGTCTCGCCCGTTTCTACCTGAGGCTTTGTGAGATCTTCAGCGTCCGCTTCCCGAACCGTACTATTGTGGTTTCCCGCGTCCTGAAGGAGTACTATCTGGACAAGTACCGGGCAGACACCGAGTGCATTCCCAACGGTATTGGCGAACCACCCTCCAGAGAGCCTTCAGAGATCCGCGAAAAGTGGGGCCTTGAAAAGGACGGCTACATATTCTTCATCGCTCGGCTGACCGTCGAGAAAGGCGCACACCACCTGATCCGCGCCTACCGGGAACTCTACACGGACAAGAAACTCGTGATCGCGGGAGAGGGACTTCACTCGGGCCGCTATGTGGACGAACTCCATAAGATGGCAAAGGAAGACGAGCGAATCATCTTCACCGGCTTTGTCAGCGGAAGCACTCTCGATGAGCTTTTCGATAACTGCTTCCTCTACTGCCAGCCCAGCGAAATCGAGGGGCTCTCCATCGCTTTGCTCGAAGCCATGAGCTACGGTTGCTGCGTTCTCTCCAGCGACATTCCCGAGAATCTGGAGTTGGTGCAAGGCGTGGGCTTCCGCTTCCGCAACAAGGACGTGGAAGATCTCACGCTCAAGCTCGGGGCCCTGCTGGAAAGACCGGAAAAAGTGGGAGCAGCCGGCATGGTGGCCCGACGAAGAGCACTTTCAGAGTACTCCTGGGACACGGTGGCTTCCGCCACGCAATCTCTCTACGAGAGTCTCATCAAGCCCTGA
- a CDS encoding GntR family transcriptional regulator, which produces MPPQNPPEPSLDTLSGVPIYRQIVDWVKFQVAAGALSPGQQLPTVRQLAVDLGVNVNTISRAYLELERMDLVNTLQGKGTFVALKEVTLDEVMRGLKLREIASELLSRASEFGFSPEELIAEIRKRLPDEKEKS; this is translated from the coding sequence ATGCCGCCTCAAAATCCCCCCGAACCCAGTCTGGACACACTCAGCGGAGTCCCCATTTATCGGCAGATTGTCGACTGGGTAAAATTCCAGGTGGCCGCCGGCGCGCTTTCTCCCGGACAACAGCTTCCTACCGTCCGGCAACTGGCCGTGGACTTGGGAGTCAATGTCAACACCATTTCCCGTGCCTATCTCGAGCTGGAGCGAATGGATCTGGTCAACACCCTTCAGGGCAAGGGCACCTTTGTGGCCCTCAAGGAAGTCACCCTGGATGAAGTGATGCGCGGACTCAAGCTCCGGGAAATCGCCAGTGAACTGCTCTCCCGGGCCAGTGAATTCGGATTCAGTCCGGAGGAACTGATCGCAGAAATACGTAAACGCCTTCCCGATGAAAAGGAGAAGTCATGA
- a CDS encoding MBL fold metallo-hydrolase has translation MNDILTGYSKALYSSWYYYRPARLLLDGGEGIVQTMGKKIFGIRKVFFTHGHEDHIAGLPSLVNLRNLSNGDREIPLSIYYPEGDPFIAYLQDYLEKKQKHRLRYAMEWTALRPGEFVEVEVARRQTRVNPFPVRHARGWQCLGYRIEEKRQVPRPEYRGADTAEMGALIREKGKSEVLETVWHPMLAYTGDSLPIEDVSTIAGSDVLLIDSTFTNRKEMEGSRHGNIVDSFRAASEAGVKHLVLVHLSGRYLKRDIMAAIEEGRKLHGSPQRLGYYFEGRYHSLDGDSRS, from the coding sequence ATGAATGACATTCTGACCGGCTACTCAAAAGCCCTCTATTCATCCTGGTACTACTACCGCCCGGCCCGCCTTCTTCTCGACGGGGGGGAAGGGATTGTGCAGACCATGGGAAAGAAGATCTTCGGAATCCGAAAGGTCTTTTTTACCCATGGGCACGAGGATCACATTGCGGGGCTCCCCAGTCTGGTCAACCTGCGAAATCTGAGTAACGGCGATCGGGAGATCCCTCTTTCGATCTACTACCCCGAAGGAGACCCCTTCATTGCCTATCTTCAGGACTATCTGGAGAAAAAGCAGAAGCATCGGCTTCGCTATGCGATGGAGTGGACGGCCCTACGCCCCGGGGAGTTCGTGGAGGTGGAGGTTGCTCGCCGCCAGACCCGGGTGAATCCATTTCCTGTTCGTCATGCCCGGGGCTGGCAATGCCTCGGCTACCGGATTGAGGAGAAACGGCAGGTTCCACGCCCGGAGTACCGGGGGGCTGATACTGCGGAAATGGGCGCACTCATTCGGGAGAAGGGAAAGTCCGAGGTGCTGGAAACCGTCTGGCACCCCATGCTGGCATACACGGGCGACTCCCTGCCCATTGAAGATGTTTCCACGATTGCAGGAAGCGATGTTCTCCTGATCGACTCGACCTTCACGAATCGGAAGGAGATGGAGGGAAGTCGTCACGGGAACATCGTGGACAGCTTCCGGGCAGCTTCAGAGGCGGGAGTGAAGCATCTGGTTCTTGTCCATCTCTCCGGACGCTATCTGAAGCGCGACATTATGGCCGCCATTGAAGAAGGTCGCAAGCTCCATGGTTCGCCGCAGCGCCTCGGTTACTATTTCGAGGGCCGTTATCATTCTCTGGATGGGGACTCTAGAAGTTGA
- a CDS encoding DsrE/DsrF/DrsH-like family protein, with product MEAREKGLAVLLTSGTFDKILSAINLSASAVALGRSVDLFLAWEALLRFAENTLQEAPLPSSSSLQESALKEALAEQGTLDEMLAGLRSSGLQVYACSATLAMLKLDEEVLKDRVDGISGATAFLARAETRQVINF from the coding sequence ATGGAAGCACGGGAAAAGGGGCTGGCAGTACTGCTGACGAGTGGAACCTTTGACAAGATCCTCTCAGCGATAAACCTCTCTGCCAGCGCAGTGGCCCTCGGCCGCTCCGTCGATCTCTTCCTGGCCTGGGAAGCCCTCCTCCGCTTTGCGGAAAACACACTCCAGGAAGCACCACTCCCCTCGTCAAGCAGTCTTCAGGAGTCTGCCCTGAAAGAGGCCCTTGCCGAACAGGGCACGCTGGATGAGATGCTTGCGGGACTTCGCAGTTCGGGGCTTCAGGTCTACGCCTGCTCGGCCACACTTGCCATGCTGAAACTGGACGAGGAAGTGCTGAAGGACAGGGTGGATGGAATCAGCGGAGCAACCGCATTTCTGGCCCGGGCAGAGACCCGGCAGGTCATCAACTTCTAG
- a CDS encoding patatin-like phospholipase family protein has protein sequence MKIGLALGSGGARGLAHLGVLEALEEAGLRPHCIAGTSMGAIIGALYAEHGSVEIIAERLKTYYDNPDFQASWEPFIDDEERVPEGGIFQELRRSLQKKILTFRTFTSPSQQKSVQLLDPLRTLFGSRRVEELGIPFAAVAIDLLSGEPEVFNHGPLVEAVYASSAIPGVFPPMEWQGKRLIDGGGSYRVPIGECRNLGANFVIAIDIPSFSKDPSEFERGLEILMRSDAIARNRLNRFVLKEADFVITPEVGRFHWANFLAETAIRNEGLLATRSSIAELQAALKSANRPSLRLRRKLRSWFSR, from the coding sequence ATGAAAATCGGACTGGCGCTCGGCAGTGGCGGAGCACGCGGACTGGCACATCTGGGCGTTCTGGAAGCCCTGGAAGAGGCCGGACTTCGCCCCCATTGCATTGCGGGGACAAGCATGGGAGCCATTATCGGGGCTCTCTATGCCGAGCATGGATCGGTAGAAATAATCGCTGAACGCCTCAAGACCTACTACGACAATCCGGACTTCCAGGCGAGTTGGGAACCCTTCATCGACGATGAGGAACGAGTGCCCGAAGGCGGCATCTTCCAGGAGCTTCGGCGCTCCCTGCAGAAGAAGATCCTCACCTTTCGCACCTTCACCTCTCCCTCGCAGCAGAAATCCGTCCAACTTCTTGACCCGCTCCGCACTCTCTTCGGGAGCCGAAGGGTCGAGGAACTCGGCATCCCTTTCGCCGCAGTGGCCATTGATCTTCTCAGCGGTGAGCCGGAAGTCTTCAATCACGGCCCACTGGTAGAAGCCGTCTATGCATCGAGTGCCATCCCCGGAGTTTTTCCTCCCATGGAGTGGCAGGGAAAGCGCCTGATCGACGGAGGAGGAAGTTACCGGGTTCCCATCGGTGAGTGCAGAAATCTGGGAGCAAACTTTGTCATCGCCATCGACATCCCCTCTTTCTCGAAAGATCCTTCTGAATTCGAGCGGGGACTGGAGATCCTCATGCGAAGCGATGCCATTGCCCGCAACCGTCTCAACCGTTTCGTTCTCAAGGAAGCAGACTTCGTGATCACCCCGGAGGTCGGGCGATTTCACTGGGCCAACTTCCTGGCAGAAACAGCCATTCGAAATGAAGGGCTTCTCGCCACCCGAAGCTCGATTGCCGAACTGCAGGCCGCATTGAAGTCAGCGAACCGGCCTTCCCTCCGCCTGCGACGCAAACTCCGAAGCTGGTTTTCCCGATGA